Sequence from the Microbacterium sp. AZCO genome:
ACGCTCGAGGAGCGCTGGCTCGAGCTGAGCGAGTCGCTCGAGGCCTGACGCCCGCCCCAGGGCCGCGCCCAGCGAGTCGCGCGAGGGCGCCCGGCGCCGAGCGCGCCACTTTCCTGCGAGCGCGGCATCCCCCCGCCGCAGCGCTCGCAGGAAACTGCAGCGCTCGCGCGCGCGGCATCCGTCCGCCGCAGCGCTCGCAGAAAACGGCAGCGCTCGCGCGCGCGGCGCCGAGCTCACACCTCCGGAAGCAGCCCCAGACCCCGGAAGGCACGGTCGTAGATCTCCCGGACGACGTCCTGCTTGCGCGCGTTGTACTGCATGACGTGCTCGCCGCGCTCGTTCGCGGCCGCAGCGGCCGCTCGCTTCGCGTCGGCGTAGCGCTCTCGATCCTCGGGATGCGTGCGCAGCCAGTCGCGGAAGATGAGGTGCCGCGCCGCCTCGGGGCAGTCGGGCGGGAAGACGTGGAGATTGCAGAGCGGCTCCGTCGCCCCGAAGCACCGATGCCCGTACCACCACGGCTCGCGGACCCGGAGCCGGAAGCCCGCCGCCTCGAGAGCGGGGACGTACGCGTCCTCGTCGTCGGGGTCGGCGACGATCAGGTCGATGTCGATGATCGGCTTGGCGGGCAGTCCGGCCACCGATGTCGAGCCGACGTGGGTCACGGACACGGCCGTCGGCCCGAGGGCGCCCCGAATGCGGCCCTCGAGCACCGCGAACGCCTCCGCCCACGCCGCGTTGGGCTCGGCGATGACGATGTCGGGGAGGGGCTCGGCTCCCGCAACCCACGGCGTCTGTCCGGGAGGGGCTGGGGCGTCCGCGAAGCGGACGATGTCGGCGGCGCTCGGCACGCTCTCAATACCAGAAGCTCAGGCGCGCCGGCACGGGCCACGACAGCAGCGCTGCGGCTGCGACGCCGTCGTCCGCCTCGACGCGACCTGCCGCGGCGAGCGTCGCGAGCGACACCGAGCCGAGGTAGACGGCGGAGAGCTCGGTGACGCCGAGGCGCACGACGGGCACGTCGTCGGGCACGTCGGCCGAGACCGTCGCCTCGCCGGCCGCGTCGATGTCGAGCAGCCAGCGGCCTGCCGCGATCCCGAGCGGGTCGGTCACCTCGAGTGCGATGCGGCCGGATGCCGGGTAGCGGCGCGCGGCGAGCGCGGCGGGCACGTCGAGGATGCGCACCCACTGGTGGTCGCCGACCCACAGGTGCGCCGCGCGGCGGTCGGAGATCATCCACAGCACGGGCTCTTCGACGGACTGCTCCGAGGCGGTCAGCTCGGCGACGAGGTCGAGCTCGAGGAGGAACCGCCACAGCGCGGCGTAGGCGTCGGGCGTCTCGGCGATGAGGCGGTGAATCTGCACCTTCGAGCGGGCGAAGTCGTCGTCGTTCTCCTCGTACGCGTAGAGCGCAACCCCACGGAGGGCGCCTTCGGTGTCGGTGTACTGCACGGCGCGGAGGCGCTCGGGCTTCTCGGCATCGGGTCGCGTGCCCGCGAAGCGGTCCCAGTGGCCGACCGGCATCTCGATCTCGCCGGGCTGGTCCAGGCGCACCCGGTCGTGCAGCTCGGGCGCGATCTCGCGGAAGCGCTCGCGCGTGATGAAGTCGATGCGCCCGTCGGGGCAGGGTCCCGACCAGCGCCCGCGACGCACGTCGATCTTGAGCTGCCCGCTCATGGCGGCGGCGGCGAAGCCGAAGCGGCCGTAGATCGTCGACTCGCTCACCGTCAGCACGGCCACGGGTACGCCAGCCGCGTGCGCCCGGCGGAGCTCCCCCGTCATCATCGAGCGCAGCACGCCGCGGCGCCGATGCGTGGGAGCGACCGTCACGGTGCTGATCGCGGCCGCCGGGATGCCTCGACCGCCCGGGACAGAGAGCTCGGTGACCCACGAGGCGAACGTCGCAACCGGCCGATCGGGGTCGGGAGCCGCCGTGTCGTAGACGCCCAGGAGCCGCCGCTGCGTCTGGCGCTCGAACCACGCGCTCTGCTGCACCTCGGTCAGCTCGCTGTCGAGGAATCCGCGGGCCACGGCCTGGTTCCAGTGCCGTGCGGCCGTCTCGTCTGTGTTGGCGACGAGACGCAGCTCGAGCTCCTGCTCGCCCAGCACGCGGCGCGCGTCGTCGTCGAGCGGTCCGTCGTGGTGGCGCGCAGCGAGGTCGGTCATGGTGGAGCTCCTTCGATTCCGGCCGTCAGAGGATGCGGGCACCCGGCACGGGCCCGTGCACGTGCAGGGCGGTGTAGCCGGCGGAGGACAGCGTCACCTGCAGTTCCAGGGCCGCCTCGGGGTCGGCGGTGAGGAAGGCGAGGGTCGGACCCGACCCCGATACGATCCCGGCGAGCGCTCCGGACTGCTCTCCCAGCTCGAGCGCGTCGCGCAGCGACGGGCGCAGCGAAAGCGCGGCCGCCTGCAGGTCGTTGCGCACGCGCTCGGCGAGGACGACGGGATCGCCCGCGCGCAGCGCCTGCAGCACGGCGGGGTCGACGGCGGGCGAGCGCACGGGCGGGGCGATGTCGGTCGCGCGGTCGTCGCGGAGGCGGTCGAGGTGCCGGTACACCTCGGGCGTCGACAGACCCTCCCCCGCGGACGGGAGGATGATCCAGTCGAAGCGCCCCTTGGCGAGGGCGGGACTCAGCTGGTCGCCGCGCCCGGTGCCGATCGCCGTGCCGCCGAGCAGGGCGAAGGGCACGTCGGCGCCGAGGCGTGCGGCCAGTCGCTGCAGCTCCTGCCCGCCGAGGTCGGTGCCCCACAGCAGATCGCACGCGACGAGGGCGGCCGCGGCATCCGCTGATCCCCCGCCCATCCCCCCGGCGACCGGCACGTGCTTGACGACCTCGAGGTGCACCCCGCCCTCGTAGCCCGCGCGCTGCGCGACGAGCCGCGCGGCGCGCAGGGCGAGGTTGCGGTCGTCGGCGGGCACGCCCGCGACGTCGACGGTGCCGCTCACCGAGATGGAGAACCCGTCGGACGGCTCCGCCCACACGTCCTCGTACAGCGACACCGCCTGATAGGCCGAGGCGACGTCGTGGTAGCCGTCGTCCTGCACGTCGCCGACCTCGAAGAAGAGGTTGATCTTCCCCGGGGCCCGGACGTGCACCCGATCGCCGACGTGCGCGTGACTCACGAGGTCGCCGACTGCGCCCAGAGGTCGACGTCGATCGAGTCGGCGAGAGCGTCGATGCGCTCCAGCTCCTCGGTCGTGAAGCCCGGTCCGCGGAGGGCCGCGAGGTTCTCGTCGAGCTGAGTCGTCGACGAGGCCCCGATGAGCGCGGAGGTCACCACGGGGTCGCGCAGAACCCACTGGATCGCCATCTGCGCGAGCGTCTGACCCCGCTCCTTCGCGATGACGTCGAGGCTGCGCAGCGCCGACAGCGCCCCCTCGGTCAGGCGCTGTCCGCCGAGCGACGAGCGCTGCTGCGCGCGCTCGGCCGTGCCGTCGCCGAGGTACTTGTCGGTGAGCAGCCCCTGTGCGAGCGGCGTGAACGCGATCGCACCGAGCCCCTCCTTCGCGAGCACGCCCGTGAGGCCGTCCTGCACCCAGCGGTTGAGGATCGAGTACGACGGCTGGTGGATGACGAGGGGCGTCCCGAGGCTGCGGGCGATGGCGATCGCGACGGCGGTGCGCTCGGCGCTGTAGGACGAGATGCCGACGTAGAGCGCCTTGCCCTGGCGCACGAGGGTGTCGAGCGCGCCGATGGTCTCCTCGAGCGGCACGTCGGGGTCGAAGCGATGCGAGTAGAAGATGTCGACGTAGTCGACGCTCATCCGGGTGAGCGACTGCTCGGCGCTCGCGATGAGGTACTTGCGCGGCCCGCCGTTGGCGTAGGGGCCGTTCCACATGTCGTAGCCGGCCTTCGACGAGATGATGAGCTCGTCGCGGTAGCGGCCGAAGTCCTCGCGCATCATGCGGCCGAAGTTCGTCTCCGCCGAGCCGTAGGGCGGGCCGTAGTTGTTCGCGAGGTCGAAGTGCGTGATGCCCTTGTCGAACGCGTGGCGCAGCACTTCGCGCTGACGGTCGAAGGGGATGTTGTCGCCGAAGTTCCACCACAGTCCGAGCGAGATCGGCGGCAGGAGCAGGCCGGAGGTGCCGACCCGGCGGTACTCGAGGGAGTCGTAGCGGTCGTCGGCGGCGGCGTACGGGCGGTGGAGGTCTCCACCGCGAGAGCGATACTGCGATGCGTCGGTCACCGTTCGAGGCTAGCGCGCGCACAGCGGGCGCGGTCAGCCCGTTGCGCGGCGCCATCCCGAGGCCGGCGGCACCGCATCCCGAAGCCGATGAGACGGCATCCCGAACCCGGTGAGACGGCATCCCGAGGGGCCGCCGGCATCCCGATGCCGATGGGGGCCCCTCCTGTCAAGGGACTTGGGAGGGAAACGAGGCCGTAACAACCTCTGCATAGGGTGGCTCACGGGCCCCCGCCCCTCGCTCCGCCCCTCGCACCCCCTGAAGGAGGACGCCATGTCGGCTCTGTCGGCGCTGCCGGTCGCGCAGCATCCCTGGACCGCTCTGCTCGGTCGGCCCGACGTCGTCCTCGATCGCGGCGTCCTGCACGTCGTGCACGACGACGTGACCCCTCAGGAGGCGCGGATCGCCGACCTCCTCGCCGTGGCCGACGCGCTCGACGAGGCGGGGATCGAGGTCGCGCTCATCCGGCACGACCGCTCGACGCCCGCCCTGGTCGTGGACGTCTCTGCTCGGGATGCCGCCTTCGACGCCCTCCGCCGGCTCGGGCGCGACGAGCCGTTCTACGTCAAGCGCCAGCGCGGGCGCGCGGTGCTCGCGGCCGAGGCCGAGCTGCCGGGATCCGAGCCGTCGTCGTGGCGCGTGTACCGCCCCCGGCTGACGCGTTCCGCCGACCTGCGGTACGGATCGTCGACGGGCGCCCGGCTCGAGTTCTGGCGGTTCGGCGACGACCTCGTCGAAGCTCCGCAGGCGAATCTGCTGATGCGGCGCGTGACGGCCGCATCCGATCTCTCGTACGAGACGGTGGCGCAGCACGGCCGCGCGTGGCGCACGATCGCGGGCATGTTCGACCCGCAGCCCGAGGAGTTCACCGCCGACGTCGACATCGTCTTCTCGTGGGTCGACGGCTCGTCGAGCGAGTTCCAGCGCCAGCGCGCGGCACGCATGGCGGGCTACGTCGTGGGCGAGGGCGACGACGGCCCGGCGCGCTACCGGCACGTCGACGAGCTGCGCTACGCGCTGCGCAGCGTGCACATGTACGCGCCGTGGGTGCGGCGCATCTTCATCGCGACCGACTCCCCCGCGCCCGCATGGCTGCGCGACCACCCGCAGGTGACGATCGTGCGCAGCGAGGAGTTCTTCGCCGACCCCTCGGTCCTCCCCACGCACAACTCGCACGCCGTCGAAGCGCAGCTGCACCGCATCCCGGGTCTCGCGGAGCACTTCCTCTACTCCAACGACGACATGTTCTTCGGGCGTCCGGTCGAGCCCGAGCTGTTCTTCACCCCCGGCGGAATCACGAAGTTCGTGGAGTGCGAGGTGCGCATCGGCACCGGACCGGCGGCCCCGCACCGCAGCGGCCACGACAACGCCCTGCGCGTCAACCGCGAGCTGCTGCGCTCACGCTTCGGCCGCACGATCGTGCGCGACCTCGAGCACTGTGCGACGCCGCTGCGCCGGAGCGTGCTCGCCGAGCTGGAGGAGCAGTTCGCGGACGACTTCGCCCGCACGGCGGCATCCCGATTCCGCTCCGCCACCGACATCTCGGTGACGAACTGCCTGTACCACTACTACGCCCTCATGACGGGGCGCGCGGTCGTGACGCACAAGCCCCGCACCCGCTACGTGCAGACGACGATGGCGGCGTCGCTCACGCGCATGGAGACGCTCGCGAAGCGCCGCGACGTCGACATGTTCTGCCTCAACGACGGCGGCGAGAAGGAGCTGCCTGAGGAGCTGCGCGTCGAGACGCTGCGCGCGACCCTCGAGCGGATGTTCCCGGTGCGTGCTCCGTGGGAGCGGCCCGAGCTCACCGCAGCACAGGAAGCGGCTCGGTCGGCGCATCCTTCCGCTCGCCGCTGAGGGGTCCGAGGCGCGGCGCGGGTGCCGCGAGCCGCGGCGTTGATGGCGCGAGCCGCGGCGCGGGCGCGATTCCGGCGAGTGCGAGGCGATGGAGCGACTCCGCCGCGTCGATGTGCTCGAGCGGGAGCGGTGCATCGACGGGCACGACGGAGTGGACGACCGTCTCGTCGTAGACGTGCACCAGGTTGAAGGACTGCGCGCCATCCTGCGGACGGGTGCCGCCGGTCGGGACCGTGAGGTCCTGCGTGTAGCAGGTCGCCGAGGCGACCGAGACGGGAATCCCCGCGAATGTCGCGAACGTGGAGTAATGCAGGTGTCCCGCGATGATGGCCCGCACGTCGGTGCCGCGGACGACCGCGGCGAGCCGGGACTGGTCGCGCAGCTCGACGGTCGCCGCGAGCGGGAGCACGCTCGGCACCGGCGGGTGATGCATCGCGAGGATCGTGCCGAGCGGTGCCGGCGTCGCGAGCACGCCGGCGAGCCACGCGAGCTGCTCGTCGCGCAGCTCGCCGTGGTGGTGCGCCGGCACCGACGTGTCGAGCGTGACGACGCGCAGCCCGTCGAGCTCGTCGACGCGGTCGACGGGCACGAGCGGGTCGGTGACGCGGTCGCCGAGCAGGTGCGCCCGGAACCCCGCGCGGTCGTCGTGATTGCCCATGACCCAGAGCACGGGCGCGCCGAGACGCGCGGCGAAAGGCTCCACGAGATCGCGGATGGCGACGTACGCCTCCCCTTCGCCCCAATCCGCGAGATCGCCCGTGAAGATGAGGGCATCGGGATGGATGCCGGTCCCCTCGATCGCGGCGAGCGCGCGCGCGAGCCGCTCGGTCGAGTCGACGAGGTCGAACAGTCGTGAGCCGGCGGCGCGCAGATGCGTGTCGCTCAGGTGCAGCAGAACCCGTTCGGGTGCCGGGTGTTCCGCGGTCCGCATGGTTTTTCGTCCCCCTGCGCGGGGCACGGTGCTCCGCGCGCGCCGCTCGGCGCATCCCGAAATGTTACCGGCATGTTTCGTACCTTCCCGGCAACACGGCGTGAACGTTCGGCAAACCCGTATCGGACGCCCAGGGCCCTCAGATGCGGGCGATGCGGACGAAGTCGTCGACGGAGAGCTGCTCGCCGCGGGCGGTGGGAGCGACGCCCGCCTTCTCGAGGACCTCGGATGCCGCGGCCGCCGACCCGCCGAGCACCGGCGCCACAGCCTGCCGCAGCATCTTGCGGCGCTGCTGGAAGGCGGCATCCACGATCTCGAAGGTGCGCCGGCGCAGGGTCTCGTCGCCGCGCGGCTCCGCGTCGCGCTCGAACGCGACGAGCACGCTGTCGACGTTGGGAACCGGCCAGAACACCTGGCGCGACACCGTGCCGGCCAGGCGCCACGGGCCGTACCAGGCCGCCTTGACGCTCGGCGCGCCGTAGACCTTCGAGCCGGGAGGTGCGGCGAGGCGCTCCCCCACTTCGGCCTGCACCATGACGACACCGCGCTCGAGGCTCGGGAAGGTCTCGAGGAAGTGCAGCAGCACGGGGACGCTGACGTTGTACGGAAGGTTGGCCACGAGCACCGTCGGGTCGCCGGGCAGATCCCGCACGCGGAGCGCGTCGGCGTCGACCACGGTGAGTGCGCCGTCCGCGACGCCGTGCTCGGCCGCCGTCTCGGGCAGGCGCGCGGCGAGGCGGTGGTCGATCTCGACGGCGGTGACCGTCGCGCCCGTCTCGAGGATCGCGAGGGTCAGCGAGCCGAGGCCCGGGCCCACCTCGACGACGCGCTCGCCCGCCTCGACCCGAGCGACCTGCACGATCTTGCGCACCGTGTTGGCATCGACGACGAAGTTCTGCCCCAGCTTCTTGGTGGGGGTGACGTCGAGTTCGGCCGCGAGGGCGCGGATCTCGGCGGCACCGAGGAGGCTGACAGGCATGCGTACCACAGTAGCGACGCGCGCGCCCCTCCCTCGTGACGATCGCGCGACGGCGCTAGCGTCGGGGTCATGAACACAACGGGCTCGATTCCGGCGGACGCGTTCTCGCTCCGCAGCCCCTACGGTCGCCGAGCGATCGGACTCTCCGTCGCGGCCGCTGTCGGCGGATTCCTCTTCGGGTTCGACTCCTCCGTCATCAACGGAGCCGTCGACTCGATCCAGAAGGACTTCGGCCTCAATGCGGTCATCACGGGGTTCGTCGTCGCGATCGCGCTCCTCGGCTGCGCCGTCGGCGCGATCATCGCGGGCAACCTCTCCGACCGCTTCGGGCGTCTGCGCGTCATGTTCCTCGGCGCGATCATGTTCTTCGCGAGCTCGCTCGGGGCGGGCTTCTGCTTCTCGGTGTGGGACCTGGCGTTCTGGCGCGTCATCGGCGGTCTCGGCATCGGAATCGCGTCCGTGGTCGCCCCCGCCTACATCGCCGAGATCGCCCCGCGGCAGATCCGCGGCAGCCTCGCGTCGCTGCAGCAGCTCGCGATCACGCTCGGCATCTTCGCCGCACTCCTCAGCGACGCCCTGCTGCAGAACGCGGCGGGCGGTCCCGACGAGCCGCTGTGGTTCGGGCTCGAGGCGTGGCGGTGGATGTTCCTCGTCGGCGTCGTGCCGTCGGCCGTGTACGGCATCCTCGCCTTCACGCTTCCCGAGTCTCCGCGCTACCTCATCGCGAAGGGCCGTTACGACGAGGCCCGCACGATCTTCCAGCGGCTCGTGCCGGCCGCAGACCTCGACCAGACGATGCGCGACCTGCAGACGGCGATCGAGACCGACCGCAAGAATGCCGGCGTCTCGATCCGCGGACCGGTGCTGGGCCTTCAGCGCATCGTGTGGGTCGGCATCATCCTGTCGGTGTTCCAGCAGTTCGTCGGCATCAACGTGATCTTCTACTACTCGACGAGCCTGTGGAGCTCGGTGGGCTTCGACGAGTCGAACTCGTTCACCATCAGCGTGGTGACATCGATCGTCAACGTGCTCGTCACGCTCGTGGCGATCTTCCTCGTCGACCGCGTCGGGCGGAAGCCGATCCTCCTCACGGGCTCCGTCATGATGACCCTCGCACTCGGCACCATGGCGATCTCGTTCCTCTTCTCGACGACCGACGCGCAGGGCGCCGTGACGCTGCCCGCGCCGTGGGGACCCATCGCGCTCGTCGCGGCGAACATCTTCGTCATCGGCTTCGGCGCATCGTGGGGTCCGCTCGTGTGGGTGCTCCTCGGCGAGATCTTCCCGAGCCGCATCCGCGGTAAGGCGCTCGGCGTCGCCGCCGGTGCGCAGTGGATCGCGAACTTCCTCATCACCATGAGCTTCCCGGCGATGAGCGAGTGGTCGCTTCCTCTCACGTACGGCATGTATGCGCTCTTCGCGGCGCTCTCGTTCGTGTACGTCGCCTGGCGCGTGCCCGAGACGAAGGGCATGGACATCGAGCAGACCGAGACCCTGTTCACGCGCAAGGACGCCAAGCTCCCCGGCACGGCCTGACGGCCGGGGCGCGGCCGGGCGCCGGCGAGAAGGCGGCCACCGACAGCGGGCCGCCCGGCAGCGTGCCGTCCGGGAAACGCAGGCCCCGGCATCCCGCGCCTGCGTGACCCAGACCTCGCGGTCGACTCCTCGACGAGCCCGTCAGGCCTGCGCCTCCCACGGATGCGGCACGACGGGGAGGATGAGAACCCGCCCCAGCACGGCGGTGGGATGCTTCGCCATGTACCCCGCCGCCTCGTCGATCGACTCCGCCTCAAGCAGGTCGTAACCGGCGAACCACTCCTTGAACTCCGGGAACGGCCCGTCGGTGACGATGGTCTCCCCGCCGCGGACGACGACCGACTTCGCGCGATCTCGCCCGGCGACGGGGGCGCCGAGCCCGAGGGTGCCGGCGTCGGCGCCCTCCTGGGCCCAGGACTCCAGCATCCGCCGGTCCTCGTCCTGGGGAAGCGCGGCCTCCGCCGTCGCGTCGGTCATGTGGATCACGAGGAACTGCTGCATGGTCATGTGGGTTCTCCTGTCGTGGATGCCGCGAGCCCGTCGCGGCGGCGGATGAGGTGGGCCACCTCGGCGGTGTTGCTCGCCAGGGCGATCGCCCGGTCGAACGCGGCGATCGCGTCGGCCGGACGGTCGATGCGCGCGAGGAGCTCTGCCCTCGTCGCGTGGAAGGCGTGGTGCCCGTCGAGCGGGACGGTCAGCCGTTCGAGCAGGGCGAGCCCGACCCGCGGCGAGGCGAGCTCCGAGACCGCGATCGCGCGGTTCAGGGTGATCAGCGGGTTCGGATCGATCCGCTCGAGCTGCCCGTAGAGCGCCACGATGCGCGACCAGTCGGTGTCGCCGGGGGCCGGCGCCGACGCGTGGACGGCATTGATCGCGGAGAGGAGCTGATACCGCCCCAGCGCGCCGGCGTCGCGTGCGGCGGCATCCATCCGCTCGTGAACGAGGGACAGACCTTCGTCGATGAGAGCGCGATCCCAGGCTCCGCGGTCCTGCTCGTCGAGCCGGACGAGCTCACCATCGGCGGAGACCCGGGCCTCCGCTCGCGCCTCGGTCAGCAGCATCAGGGCGAGAAGGCCCGTCGCCTCCGCCCGCTCGGCGGAGCCGGTGGGAAGCAGGCCGCGCACGAGCCGGGTGAGGCGGATCGCCTCCCCCGTGAGGTCGGGACGGAGCGGATCGGACGCCTCGCCGGAGGCCAGATACCCCTCGTTGAAGATGAGGTAGAGCACGGCGAGCACGCCGGCCGCGCGTGCGGCGAGATCCTCCCGCTCGGGAACGCGGAACGGGATGCGCGCCGCCGCGATCTTCGCCTTCGCCCGAGTCAGCCGCTGACCCATGGTCGTCTCCTGCACGAGGAACGCCCGGGCGACCTCCGCGACGGTGAGCCCGCCCACGATGCGAAGGGTGAGCGCGACGCGCGCCTCCATCGAGAGCGTAGGGTGGCAGCACGTGAAGATGAGCCGTAGCCGGTCGTCCTCGACGACGCCGACGTCCTCCGCGGGTGAGTCGTCGGAGAGCATGAAGGCCTCCTGGTGCAGCTCGTCGCGACGCGCCTCGCGCCGGAGCCGGTCGATCGCCTTGCGGTTCGCCGTCGTGGTGATCCACGCGCCGGGGTTCGGCGGCACGCCGTCGGACGGCCACCGCTCCACGGCGATCGCGAACGCCTCCGCGGCCATCTCCTCGGCGAGGTCGAGGTCGCGGAAGCGCCGGGTGAGCCCCGCGACGACGCGAGCCCACTCCTCACGATGCGCTCGCGCGATCGCTGCGGCGACGTCCGAGGCCATCGGGGCTCCTTCGCTTGGTCGGGACCGCCCGGCGGCGACCCTCAACAGATCGACGAACGGGACCCCACCGATTCGACACCGCGGCGCGCGAAAAGTTCAAGGGGTCGGGAAATCCGTCGGTTCCGTCGAAACAGGGCGCCTCCGTTCGTGGCCACCGTGACGGCGGATCACCGGGTCCGCGCATCGACGAGAGGTGAAGGACATGACGGATCGGGGCATGAGCGTCGCCGAGGAGCGGGAGTTCGCGATCCACATCGAGGAAGCCCGGCTGGAGCTGCGCCAATGGCGCAAGGCGCGCCGGCGCGCCTTCTGGAGCGAACTCGCGGACGCGCTGCTGACGATGCCCGCGGGCATCGGGGTGCGCCTCGGAGGCTGACTCCGGCAGGCACCACACCGCGGGCGGCGCGGCCCTTCCCGCCACGCGCGCGCGACCGCGCCACATTCCTGCGAGCGCGGCGTCGCCGGCGGCAGCGCTCGCAGGAAAGTGCAGCGCTCGCGGATTGCGCCCCGCTCGCGACGGCGAGTGAGGCAGCGCTCGCAGGAGTGCGCAGCGCTGGCGGCGTCGAGCGCGGCAGCCCTCGCAGGGGTGCGCAGCGCTCGCGTCGCCGAGGGGGCAGCGCTTGCAGGAAAGTGCAGCGCTCGCGCGGCAGGCTGCGCTTCTGCGCGACGTCGCGGGCGGCTGACCCTCCCGGACCCACCCCGCGCGCGCTCCGCGCGCGTAACTACGCGGCTGATGTGATGGATTACGGTTGCCTGCGCGCCCCGGCACCGGTCAACCGGCACATCTCCGCAATTGTGGTCACGCGCCGGCACGTCCCGCCGCACGCCGCGACGTCAGGCGTCGAACGTGCCGTAGACCTCGAGGGTGTTCGCCGCGAGCTGCGCGCAGAGCTCGTCGACATCCAGACCGAGCTCGCTCGCCATGAAGCGGACGGTCACAGGCACGAGGTACGGCGCGTTGGGGCGACCGCGGTGCGGCGTGGGCGTGAGGAAGGGGGCATCCGTCTCCACCAGGATGCGCTCGTGCGGGATCACCGCGAGCGCGTCGCGCAGGTTCTGCGCGTTCTTGAAGGTGATGTTGCCCGCGAACGACAGGTAGTAGCCGCGCTCGCCCGCGATGCGGGCCATGTCGGCGTCGCCCGAGAAGCAGTGGAACACCGTGCGATCGGGCGCACCGACCCGCTCGAGCGTCTCCAGGACGGAGTCGTGCGCGTCGCGGTCGTGGATCTGCATCGCGATGCCGTGCTTCTTCGCGAGCGCGATGTGCGCCTCGAAGCTCTCGAACTGGGCGGGGCGCCCGTCGTCGTCGGTGCGGAAGAAGTCGAGCCCGGTCTCGCCGATCGCCCTCACGCGCGGCTGCGCCGCAAGCTCGTCGATGACGCCGATCGCCTCGGCGAGCCGGCCCGCGGAGGCATAGGCCGGCGCCTCGTTCGGGTGGATCGCGACCGCCGCCAGAACACGCGGATGGGATGCCGCGGCCCACGCCGACCAGCGGCTCGACTCGATGTCGCCGCCGGCCTGCACGACGCCGACCACACCCACGGCCTCGGCCCGGGAGAGCTGCTCGTCGAGGGAGAAGCCCACGCCGTCCTCGATCTCGAGGTGCGCGTGGTTGTCGTAGACCGGCACGGCGAGAGGCTCGGGCGCCTCGGGGTACGAAACGTCGCGGGAGCCCTTCTCGCGCACGCGGACGTACTGCGACGGGTCGGCACCCTCCGCGGGGTAAGGAACGCGTGGCTCACTCATGCTCGACCGGCCTCAGGCCTCCTGCCGCCGCAGCATGTCCCACTTTCGGGCGCAAACGGGTGCCGGAGCAGCGGAAAGTGGGACATGGAACGCGAAGATCGGGACATGGAGCGTGGAGATCGGGACATGGAGCGGGTCAGACCGTCTGCTCGACGCGCGGGAACAGCGGCGCGAGGGCGTTGACCGTCGCGCCGGCGGGCAGGACGCCCCATGCACCCGCCTCGCGGATGGGCTGGTCCTGCAGGCGGCCGAGCGTGTCGGCGGCGCCGAGCGCGACCCAGAGCTTCTCGGTCGCAACGGGCGTCACGGGCGACAGCAGCACCGCGAGGGCGCGAAGCCCCTCGGCGGCCGTGTACAGCACGGTGCCGAGTCGCTCCCGCTTCGTCTCGTCCTTCGCGAGCGCCCACGGTTCGTTCTCCGTGATGTAGAGGTTGAGCGCGTCGACGATCGTCCAGATGGCGCCGATCGCCTCGTCGATGCGGAACCGCTCGATCGCGGCATCGGCGGCGGCCGCGGCATCCCGGACCGTCTGCTGGATGCCGAGATCGACCTCGGTGTACTCGGCAGCGGGCGGCACGACGCCGTCGAAGTAGCGGTCGATCATCGCCGTCGTGCGCGACGCGAGGTTGCCGAAGCCGTTCGCGAGCTCGGCCTGGTAGCGGGCCGAGAGGTCCTCCCACGAAAACGAGCCGTCCTGCCCGAACGCGATCGCGGAGAGGAAGTAGAACCGGTAGGCGTCGGAGCCGAAGACGTCGGTGATCTCGGTCGGCGCGATGCCGGTGAGCTTCGACTTCGACATCTTCTCGCCGCCGACGAGCAGCCAGCCGTGCGCGAAGACGCCCTTCGGCACCTCGAGGCCCGCGGCCATGAGCATGGC
This genomic interval carries:
- a CDS encoding TatD family hydrolase, with translation MSEPRVPYPAEGADPSQYVRVREKGSRDVSYPEAPEPLAVPVYDNHAHLEIEDGVGFSLDEQLSRAEAVGVVGVVQAGGDIESSRWSAWAAASHPRVLAAVAIHPNEAPAYASAGRLAEAIGVIDELAAQPRVRAIGETGLDFFRTDDDGRPAQFESFEAHIALAKKHGIAMQIHDRDAHDSVLETLERVGAPDRTVFHCFSGDADMARIAGERGYYLSFAGNITFKNAQNLRDALAVIPHERILVETDAPFLTPTPHRGRPNAPYLVPVTVRFMASELGLDVDELCAQLAANTLEVYGTFDA